The sequence ATTCAGTGAACACTATGCATCAAAGAGAAAAAATCTGCTTATTTCAAAAACATGACAACtgcatataaaaatatatgtaatgtATTCTAGAAATACTCATTAaggaaaaatgttaataatggcCATATGAACACCTACTCTGACGATTGCCTATGAAAATAGGTGCAATGTAATATCAAATGGCTCAGTATAAAGAAATTTTACTGTAGGAATTTTTAATAGTAGACCATTTGAAGTTGGCTATAGCAAGCCCCATTGGCACCATTACTGCATGCTCAGTGCTACTGGTTCTGTATGGATTACTCATGCCGTTCAAATATGTCTACCTTACAGAACCATACATGCATTAGTGCATAACACCAGCACTCATATCAACCCTGTCTAAAATACGAAGGGGTCATTGTAAGGAGCTCACTTAAGAGTTTGCTTCTGAGTAGCTTAtgtctcacagatgtgcaaTGTTGACTTTCGTAATTGgccatcatacctacagtctgCAGCCAATGGGGACACTTCTCCATCACTGTGTGTCCTCACAGGATTGATCAGACCACCTCAGATAATTGACAGAGCTGAAAATCTTTACAGAAACCATTACTTTAACAGATGCAATAGTAGAAACTTTTAAAATTGATAAAGTTGCATGCACATACCTGAAATGATCCGGATTGGCTGCCCACAACAGACTTGGCCAGGGGGCCTCCACACTCCACTTCTGCTGACTTGACAAGTATGTTCATGGCTCAGGCGAACAACATCACCAAAATGGTACTCCCAATGACAATACTTTTCTACTTTTGTCTTTCAAAATCTTGACATTCTCCATGAATCTCCATTGCTGGACTAGGTTTCCCCCACCATCATTCAACCTTGATAATTCTCAACAAACCGTGCAAGAGCCTGGGGCACCTCTTAGACCATTTCAGAGCCTGGTGCCAAGCTTGTTCTGGTAGCTCTAACAACATCTAGAACCTCCTTCAGGGTGGGCTCCTTGATACTAAAGTGGAAGGTGGGCTTTGGTGACAATATAAGTGCCCTGTAATGTTCCAGCACTTGCTCCTTGCTCAGTCACTGTAGGTGCACAATTTTTGCATAAGGTGACCGGGCCATCAGATTTTTGAAAATGAGAAGTTAATGGTAAGGGAATGAGATGGTGGTATACAATTTGCCTGCATCTGACAAGGTCAAATTCACAGGTCTATTATTAAAATTTCTTCATATTCAGTATTTTGATAGTATATTGCACCCAATTTCATatgaaattcagatttatttttttaaaatgaggcTATAATTACAGGTATTAGGCAGAAAGTGCAGTTTGCCTATGTTTTATAGTCTGATAAAATGCCAAGTTCATAGGTCTATTATGAAAAATTCCTGCAGTAAAATTTTTTCATATTGAGCCTTTTGATGATAGTACGTGAAACCTATTTTCATAGACAGTCGTCAGATTTTTCAGATGTTTTTATGGGGGATATTTGATATAGGAAAATGACTGTTTGGGTATCAACATGTTGagtttcctctaacagcatgtcTTGATATGTGGTGTTCCTTACACCACAGCCATTTGCCAATGATTTTTAAGTAGGTTTTACTTATTTAAGAACAATACATTGTACTTATCTGTTTATTGTTCAAAATAAGTTTGTTGGCCATCTGTGAAATAGTCCTTCCCTTGCTAGAGAAAGGGATACATGAAGAACTACAGTTTATGAATTGTGCAGTTAGAATAGATAAACAAAATCTAATTTGTAGAAATTGCAGGAATTTCCGAGATCCTCAGTAAAGTTAGACTGGCAAGCATTCTGCACTATACCCAAtacatatgtactgtatatatgatgaCAAATACAACTTTACccaatattttatttctctcttttccttcagCTGTGGACATCAGAAAACCAGGGGGACGAGGGGGACGCTGGAGAGGGCGAGAATTAAAGGCATTGCACTTCACTGTTTAAATCCACCCACACTCTTGATCTTACACATACAGCCCATAGTTCCCTACTCCATCTACTTCACCCTAACTTGCCTTTCTGTATGATGAGCAGCATGAATTGTATCTGACATACAAGTCTCTGCCCCTCTGAGATCAAGGCACAGGGTAATGTTCGATTCATTGACGGCTGAGATGTTTTGAACATGTCTGTTTGGATGTCTTGTGGGAGGGGAGGGggtgttaaatataggtgtactgTGGCCTAATACtgctaattttttaaaaaggtaatgCATTATACTATCTTTCACTCCTCTCTATCCTGTCTTCTCAGTGGTTTTAtcaaaaaactttattaaactgtccatttaatttaataatcacTGTGATGCTTAATTCCCCCCTCCCTACTTCCTGGTTAAATTGGAAATAGCTTTATTGGTATGAGCAGTACAATTCTGTCGCAACTCATACAGAAAGGAAGTAAACAGGCTGTATTGTGACACTGACTAATATGCATTATTACTGTTGTCATGCAGTGTTCGTAATTTTTTACTTTGCATGTGTCcaagaatgaaaataaaagggaCCTGAGGTTGTCATTCCAGTTGTTCTAAAATTTAACCATGATCTTAAACATTCCATTAGTAGGTAATATTAGACTTTTTCATGAAACTGGAGTGTTTATCATGAAGAACTGTCAAAGTTCAGTTAGGTGGTGCTGTTTAACACCAGTAAAACGTTCTTGATGTTACTTCAACATTTTTTCTTCAACATTGCTGAACACACTATACAGTTACATAAGGTGAAAAATGTCTTGAATTGAAATGTAATTCAAATGTCCTActtcaaaaaacatttaaagaagttAGTTTCTAAGTCATTTTTCCCCGTTATTTCATCCTTTCCCCAAAAATGTTCATGATCAATCAATGCCTGTTCCCCCCTGCACTTGATCCACTTCTGACCATTCTAGTTATGATTTGACTGAGCTTGACAATATTCTCATTTGTTCCATCTTTGTCTTGGCCACTGATTACACTTAGTTTTGGAATAAATTGCAGTCTCTGTGGTAACCATGAGAACAAACCCACTGTGCTTTCACctgtttttgaaatattttgcattTGCCTGAATTTTCTCTTCCAGTTCAACTGTGTTCAAATTATAGAGGGTACTATTGCTCTTTTAGGAAACTAGAGGAATGTGAAGGGAGTATTCCAGATCTTCTCATTCAGTGTCACAATACCTTGTCACATCATTAACATTCTACTTCAGTGTAGAACTCCTGTCTCTAACTGAAGACACAATGTTCATGCACTGAAGTAAAAACACGTCTCCCCATAGCTGAACAAACAGTTATTCTAtgcttgagaaaaaaaaaaaaacgtacagtAGTGAATGTGGAGCCGAGCCTGTCTGTATATCTGGTATCTCAGATCGCTTTTGTTTTTACTGACCAGTATTCTGCCTCCAGTTAGCTTCTGTGATGGTTTTATCGCTTTAGCGCGCACGTGGTTGTGAAAAAATTTAGAGTAGCTTGAGAGtcccaaataaaaaataaaaatggaaaaaaaaaatcctagtaCAACCCTGGTTATTGACGTAATACTAGATTTGTGTATGTCTTTTAAACAGTTCTAGTTTCACCTTACATGTTATAATCAGGAAAAGTGTAAACGACAatttaaagtgaaataaaagtTTTATCGGTTCCAaatttgtgttttgcttttgaGTCTTTACTTGCATGTATATTGAGGATTGTTTAAGTGGCTTTcagtaaaaatttatttaaaaaaaaaaaacagttcggTATTCTGTAAAACACCTAGCCTAGATTTACTGCCTTATTTCTATTCGAGTTTCCTAGTTGAGATCTATGACTTTGATACAAAAGTCTAAAAACCACAAGCACAGCTTTCACATCACAAATAAACCTGAAGGACATAATGGCAATATAAAAGTTTGCAGAATTTATTCTTGTTTTTACAAAATGACCATCATTCAGCAGATCTGTCATTTGGTTTAATTTGATAAGTATGTCAGGCTTGTTCATAATTACAACCTATATGCTGTTGGTATTGTCAATTTACCAAGTTGGAAAATGTATAAGGGTTGTTGTTGACTATCAACTGCAAGTTACTGTCAGAGCTATTTGTAAGCAAACAAGTAAATATGCTTAATTAACTGAGGGGGTTTACATGTAGGAATTTGATTTCCCTTAAGCTAGCCAATATGGACTGAACTGATCTAACAAGATTTAAATGTATCTGAACACTGAAATATACAAAACCCTGTACTGTAATGAAAAAGTATACATTAACTGCACAACAAACCCTTATTTAACTCCTTGCtgttttaaacagttaataagACTAGACAATTGAGTGCATTTCTCATAGTCGTGACTGTGTATATTTGTTGTGTTGAGGTGCCTCTGCCACAAATACACCCCAAAAATTTAAAGAATAGGAAGATGATTCAATACATTTGAGCATATGAAATTACGTTATGCCACTAATAAAACTGTGATCTTTAAGTAACAAGTCTGAATGTGTCAAAGAAGTGGCGCAGATCTGAGAATTGGGTTAACTTGAGGCACTttgcaaaaaaatattatttcatcttcAGTACTTCTTGTAGTAGCTTCTGTGCAGCAGCGTTGTAGGGCTCTATTTTGAGCAAGCTATTGAGATCTTCCACACAAGTTCTCTTGTTCTGCAGAGGAGACAAAtaaatttgaatgaaaaaaaagacactaacTATACAATTCAATATCAAGTTTTCTATAGATCACAGTATCTAATACCACTAGTCTTTCAGAGTAAGCATTAAATGACATCCTGCAATGGCAGTCCAAGTATTAGATTATTTGTACAGAGAATTATTTAAACATGCTTGGAGTTTCACAACCAATGTAGATACAGGTTTCAgagatgtatttttaaaagaatgttAACTGTTTTGAGGGGCTTTTTTGTGACCTCACAATCTATATGGGTATAgcagtttaaataaaagatatgaTTTGAAAATCACTGCACAGAAATATATACCATATGTCCAAAAGCTTgcggacatctgaccatcacatccatatgtgcaccttccccaaactgttaccacaaagtctGAAGCGCACAGTTTTATAAGATGACTTTTTGTATACTGAAGCATTATAatttccccttcactggaattaaggtGCCCAAACATGTCCCAGCATGAAAATGCCCGGTCCATGAAAAGACATATTTTGCCAAGGtttgagtggaagaactcaaaaGGCCTGCACAGAGCATCGACCTGAACAACACTGACATGCTCCAGCCCTCCTCACCTGACCCCActgatgctcttgtggctgtggggattttcccAGTCAGccacatattaaaaaaaaaaaaaaaagtggaacacCTTCCTTGAAGACAAACTTTTGTCATATAGtagacctttcaacaggataatgatcctaagcacactagcaaatccactaAGGAATGGCTCGGCcaatacatgcaagaaaaccctcaaacatcttgcaccTGAAATAATATTGTACGGAAGAGTGGTAAAataaaattccagcaagcttggtggacaattatgcaaaatggcTAGAAGTTATTtttgctaaagggggcaatactagatTCTGtagccaagggtgtacttactttttcaatgAACAATCACATCTATTGAGatttttgttgaataaatgattgaaaaagctcattttccttgtggttttgttcaaatatatcaactttattaataggcaccatttcaaaaatgatcaaatatttccTTGTCCAATGGAGTGTACTTGAAAAAAGTAATaagtacagacacacacatacatacaggtgcatctcaaaaaatttgaatatcatggaaaagtaaatttttttcaatattttaattataaaagtggaactttcatattctagattcattacacaaagtgaaatatttcaagttgttttcattttaatcttgatgattacagcttacaactcatggacatcaaaaatCCAGGagctcaaaatattagaataaagaacttctctctctctctctacctgtatctatccatctctttgttatagatataaatagatgtctctctctctctctctctctctctctctctctctctctctctctctctctctctctctctctctctctctctctatatatatatatatatatatatatatatatatatatatatatatatatatatatatatatatatatatatatatatatatatatatatagatagatagatagatagatagatagatagatagatatagatggatagatagatagatctatctatctatatatatatctatatatctatctatctatctatctatatatatattatatatatagatagatagatagatagatagatatatctatctatatctatatatatagatagatagatatagatagatagatagatatatctatctatctatccatctatctatatatatatatatatatatatatatatatctatctatatagcTTTCTCTTACATACCTTAAGCTCCTTGTGTGCTTGTGCACGTCTGTACAGGGCTTTAATGTTGAATGGGTCCAGGTGAAGAGCCTCTTCACAGTCTTTCACTGCTTCCATATACATTTGTAGTGACAGATAGCACAGAGCCCTAAGTGCACACAGACAAAACACTGTAAAGTGAATCTTGAACATGACAGTTAGGGTCTTACAAAGGTAAAAACCCATTTTGAAACTTGGTTTATAGATAGCACCTTGGGAAGCATGTTTGACTGGTCTTTGACAAAATTTCTTGAAATTCCAACCAACTAAAGTGAATAAATTTGATTAcacattcagttttatttgtatatgatTTTAATAATAGACTAacaaaaagcagctttacagaattcTAATTTTAGATACAGATCTCGTCTTCTTCTGGGTGATGCTGAATAGTGAGATTACAAATAATCACTGTATacattgaaaaaagaaaagtcaacAGTACtatgttgaaaggatgttcgaTTGATCAGAAGGGCGGACGGATGGACTCCTACAAACTGATGtaagattatccactgaagcacgAGAGTCTTCACGTAAATACTGCCAGAGTGGTTTTGTGAGACAGCAAAACATCCCACTTTACTACAACTCTGTGCCCATGCTATTTAGCAAAAATGCCTGAACATGAATTTTATGATCAAAGCAGACATGGTGAATCATAAAAAGTAGTATGTTCTAATCAATGTGATGTTTTACTGGGAGGATGACTGACTTGCTGGCTTTTTATTAATAGTGTAAAAATGATGTGGTAcatcaaaaatatatttaaaagacACTGACATTTCTGTTATGAGCTGTCGTTTTTCACCtcataaatgttcatttaaaaaataataaattcaaatCTTTCAAAGATTATTTGCTAACCACAAAATGACTGCATGCTGTTTTATGGTTGTGACAATTTTGCACTTTATTTTGCTTGGATTCCACATGTCTGTGTTTTCCTTATTCTGAAAAGATTGTCATTGGTGCATGAAAAGTAAAATTTGCTATAACAGCAGTCAGACTATGCCTTAGCAGAAGTTTTTGTGCAGGATGCACAAGGATTCAGAACTATGTACTACATGTACAGCATTGAGGTAcgcagttgttgtttttttttttttggggggggggggggggggtttgtaaCCACTATCAGCAGCCAACTGAACTTATTTGCCCACTGGTCAActaggaataaaaaataaaatgaatagcCTGATGCAATCTCTTTGTTCTGGGTGACTGGACTATTGATTTGTTCTCCCCTGAAGGGGTAATAAAAGCATCAACTAGTTTGTTAGTTAagtaaaactttttatttaacttttttaattataaaagaCCCTGatgctaataataaatatccTTTTaaacacacttagtactgtcTGGCATACAataatgactataaatcaaCACAATCTACATCCTGATTTCCAAAACAGACAGACATGAAAATGTGGAAcagtgctatagaaataaaatttaataaaattttctGCATCATTTAACAAATTTCAGagttttaaatttaatataGACTGTCCTATTAATATGTTCTCTACAAATAAGAGATGGGCATCAATAATCATCGTGTATTCAATCAATAATGGCGTGTTGAAGTCTTTTGACTTCAACATGCCATGTAAGAAAATGCATAGGTATCATCTAGTACAGTGTTTCCGCTAAGACATTTTGGTGCCAGCCAACGTGTCTaggaatgggggggggggatccagCTAACCCATTTCTCTCACTGTGATGTTTTGAACTATTAAAActaaaattcaaaacaaaagcaGGGTGCAGCAAAACATTAAACTGTTCTTTGCCAAAGTTTGCcacatatattttcatttacaaagaaatattaaaataacaaaaaaatcttatttCCTATGCTACtttgtttctcttcttttttatgACTATTTTCTGCAATTTTCATGGCACAGAAACGCTCTACTGCCAAAATGAAATTGAAAGTGTCCAGTGTTTCTCTGCAGCTTAAGATGTGCATCAGCTTGATGACCTCCTCCTGAAGGCAGCTACGCAAGGCTCTTTTAATGCAATTCTGCAGTGAGAAGCCTCAATAGCTTGCATCATTCCTCTTAGAGGCAGGAATGATGCAAACTACTTTTGCCAATGTGGCCCGCTCAGGATACAACACCCTGTAATCACAGATGACATCGCAAGATGTCAGAAATGTTAAACCTCTGTGGCAGCAAAGTTTAACGGATGTCTGTTTTGTGGTAATATTTTTACCAGACATtgtctgaaaatgttttattttatcggACATGGGGACtttttaatggtcaaaaaccAGTAAACCGCTAGCGGAAACTCTGATCTAGTATGCAAATTGATTTTGAAATCAGTGAAAGTAATTATGAGTGATGTTGGATAGGGGTAAAGGGTTCTCATTGCTTCACTGATGTGGAATaaaaatttctttttctttttacaattATTCCAGCTTTCATTCATCAAATGTCATCATGTGCCAACTAAAGGGTTGAACAGTATCACTTATAGGTTGACTGACGCAGCCAATTGAGAGAGCGCTACAGTACAAGAGGAAAAGGGATTCAGAACTGATGGACTTTGAgctttttttcttgctgaacAGATAAGACAGCATGTTGTTCACCAAGTTGATGAGAAGCTAGTGAATAATGGATGATTGTCAGCTGATTTATCCTTGTTGTGAAGTTTGTATCATTACCCAATGGAGGTGttcttttttgcattttgtataACTATTATATCGAGTGAAACTAAATAATATGAGCGATCTGCGTCTTATTCTGCGTTCTGGGTTTGTGCCCAACCCTTTTTTCAAACCTGGAGAACAAAATTCATGCAGAACACACAAAAACCCAGCCAGAAACAACAATGTGTTATAGAATTGTTTTCTACATTATACTTTAAGTAGCTAGAAGTAGCAGGCTAGCTGCATGTCAGCTCAAGAAATATGCAGAAGGGAAAGCCCCTACACTCAACTCTGAGATAAGCTTGTTTTCTTCTGATCTTTAGATTTCCTTCAATCCTTTTTTGTTAGGCGTGTTTTAGTCTTAAATCCTGAATACTGAAAACTTCAGAAATCAGACCGATGGTGGAACAAAGAGTTCATAATGTTTACCTGTTTGTGTAGGTTGTGACTTCAGTGGGGTCCTGGCTGAGAGACTGTGTGTATTTATCCACTGCTTTCTTATGCTGTCCTTTCTTCACAAATGcattcccctcctcctttaGCAGTTTGGCCTTTTTCACATCACCACTCACTGGAAGTTAATTGAGTTCAGAAGATCATATAGGTAACCTACATTAAATCTCCATATTGAAAACAGAAAGTGCATAAGACAATGTCATACGACATATTGCCACTGAAAGtcagaaaagattttttttactttgtttatttccatttaGGTTGTTCGGCTGTGCATTCACAGTTGACTTTGTAGTTCGCAAAAATTTCTCTTTTACTGACATGGGAACAGTTGGGATAGGAGGAAGCTTTTCTCGCCATCCATCTGGTCCATCCATCTCAGTCAGTGCCTTTGTCATTctgaagataaataaaaatgtattttatttgagaAAGCATGTTTCATTGGTTTCTGCTCAGTGGTAGCTTATAAGATCTGTATCATTTGAACAATTTAAAGAGTTCTGCACAGCTATGCAGTTGAGTTTCCCAATGCTGCTTCAGTGTAATTACTGTGTACTCTAATGGCCTTTGGAATTTACTCTCTGATACAGAGAATATTACTGGTGATTTGTTGTTAACAGGCAACAcaacaatgtttacatttactttcaAATCAAATAATTTCATGTTTATCAGTGCATGCcaagggatttattttatgttctgaatacaactgattatatttctCAACATCTCATTTAAGGGAGACGCAAGAGAAAAAGTTCCTATCTTAACTTATTGTGAACacgattttcattttaaattgataagtAGCCTAATGTGCACATTATACATTTCTAATtgttctgaattatttttaaattgtttaatttctttatgtAAAATTATACAGTTATTCATAAACTGATTTGCAGTCATGACATACTAAAAATGCCCATTTAAGTAGCTTCAATAGAGTTAGCTACTTTTTGTTAGTAACAGACCCACCTGCGCATGCACATCTCTTACTCTTAGACTGCTTGTCAGATTCGTCAACTTGCTCCGCACACACATATTCAGCAGAGAAAATATCAGACAGAAGCGAGGCTCATATCACcaatctccatctccatcccCCGCCGAAAAAGAAATTCAAATCAGAAGCATGGGATTACTTTGGATATCCCAAAAATGAAAGGGGGATTGTCCTTGAGCATGGATATccagtttgcaaaaaaaaaaaaaaaaaaaaaaaaaaaaaaaaaaaaaaaaaaaaaagcacctcaGTGCAGAGCAAGGGATATGTCccttttacaattttaatccctaaaaaaaaacatgagcacTGTTTCCATGCCATGTGCTAAAGAGCACAAAATCAATATCAATGCATCAACACAAATGGAAGTTGTTGCAACAAGAGAAGCCACTGTGgctccccccccccaatataaTTCATTACTTGTGCTTCAGAGCATGCAGAGGAAACAGTGTCACAAACCTCAAGTTATCTTGCGATGAGAGGCGGATGCCTAATATTTGGGAACAGAATCATGAGAGACAGTTCTGGGAGGTAATTACCAAATCATTTCAATGACAGAATTTGGCAGttcagaatgacaaaaacaacatttgagatGCTGTGCAAATGAGATCGGCTTGCTGGTTAGTCTAGTTATACCGACCCACCGCCCCAGTTCGAGAGAAAAATGCATTATCAATGGCTGTATAAGTTGACCACATTTGCTGAATATCCAACTCACATCAGCCAATTCTCCAGTCACATGATTTGCTggaaagtcacatgactttttagATGCACATAGAggaatttattcagtaaatgtgtttccatggcAGTTTAGGCGCATGTCTtcttatcaaataaaaaaatcagactGAAAATGACGCACAAAGTTTTGTATGCGCATTTTGGCGATTTTATtcacatctggtgtttccatccattttcataAAATACgtggatggaaacatggctaCTGACACCaatctgactgtgtgtgtgtgtaagttaaAGGTATAGAGAGTAGCAGTCTGGCTGCACTGCTGCGCACctattagggctgcacaattaatcgaatatcgattgCGATTTTGACGGCCCccgattaaatgaacattatcgactgcgatattaacgtttaaagtttgtcctccactaatagaaaactccactgcagatcaaatcaagcacttcctaaacttacagatACACAACCATAGAGCGGCgtagggatgacgtcattttgtagtcccaaaacaaagcattttagccccagcttcgcttcgagctccagcaCTTTGcatgaggggaaatcatgacattaacatgatgctaaatggcactacagaggttgtcggggacattaaatgtcatcatGCCGAATGGGGAAAAAACCTTTACAGATATACACAGGGCTCTACAGTATGACCATTTCACTGAAAAGTATTTTCtgtgactgtgaataaattTTTTGCACCGGTGCAAGTGACCTGTTCAGAGTTGTATAATTGAATCGgaaaaaaaactacaggaagtccaaaatgcatctacactgcGCAACAGTAACTTTGCTTTTCATCACaacagtcaaccgaacaagtgtgtaaatactgcagagaagccattaggatgacaagagtaactctgtacatcatctgcttcaacttcccgatctcacaatcgccatcttttattgatccagCAAAATGACATGCACCTGAAACCTGCtagtgtagacacagcggcatcgggcggagtaaattaataataacgcTAACGCTACagggtgggtttaattcaaacttctttattaaataattcctcaccaatcataatcaagagtagctactgttcagtctgtaaacatacagtacactgccgctttccttcactaactctaattcacttcatttaaactcacggttgccagatatcactagaaaagtcaactccagtttccatgttttgttttaatccctccaaaacacaataacatgtcaacactgtactggggaaacccatctaaaactgataaacaaacaaaaataaaactactaaaatgtaaagacagaaaatgtgctttgttataaataaatcatataatataaaaaatagatattataataacttcataaaatataaataaaatgagaaatgaaataatgtttaattactatgtgttgcatttaatatcaatctgacattaagcttagttcgctatctCCTTacaaagctattagcctttttcctaatatgaagcatgtttgtgttagtctacttttaattaggactctttattgtttaagatatttaaacaaatattttatgcagggctccaggcaaaa comes from Ictalurus punctatus breed USDA103 chromosome 11, Coco_2.0, whole genome shotgun sequence and encodes:
- the tomm34 gene encoding mitochondrial import receptor subunit TOM34, producing MPQKRRSQSWAELKQAGNDCFKTGQYGDAISLYSQAIEVLKKSGQKNQEDLGILYSNRAASYLKDGNCSECIKDCTISLELVPFGIKSLLRRAAAYEAMERYRQAYVDYKTALQIDCNLPAAHDGTNRMTKALTEMDGPDGWREKLPPIPTVPMSVKEKFLRTTKSTVNAQPNNLNGNKQMSGDVKKAKLLKEEGNAFVKKGQHKKAVDKYTQSLSQDPTEVTTYTNRALCYLSLQMYMEAVKDCEEALHLDPFNIKALYRRAQAHKELKNKRTCVEDLNSLLKIEPYNAAAQKLLQEVLKMK